One stretch of Schlesneria sp. DSM 10557 DNA includes these proteins:
- a CDS encoding cytochrome c, which translates to MLSFRCQLVFVAVILTWWSHTPSTFADVNFTKEIAPIIFENCATCHRPGEAAPFPLLTYADVQERGDLIADVVKQRLMPPWKAEPADYPFLYERRLSKDQIELITNWVDQGMPEGNAADLPALPEFASGWTLGEPDLVVSMKQPYRVPADGPDIYRNFTIPLDLTEEHFIAAIAFRPSARSVVHHSLFFFDATGRGRELEAEDDEPGFKGGMGAMMKLRGSPVPPQAFDDPETAPKRSPLGKRATPGAPAFGALGGWALGAQPHLLPNGLAYRVPAGSDLILATHFHPSGKAEEETSTVGIYFAKKPSNRRFMPIQLPPAFGAFKGIDIPPGEKEYVIEDTFVLPVDVEAFGVGAHAHYLGKSMTLTATLPDGTRRTILSIPDWDFAWQEQYRFAEFAKLPKGTRLHSRITYDNSKDNPRNPSDPPARVHFGEESTDEMGSISLMTLAADESELPLLQSAYRTHFRSALLKSPLSKLFQGRLEAE; encoded by the coding sequence ATGTTGTCCTTTCGCTGCCAGCTTGTCTTTGTCGCAGTCATCCTGACTTGGTGGTCTCATACGCCGAGCACGTTCGCGGATGTGAATTTTACCAAAGAGATCGCTCCGATCATTTTTGAAAACTGTGCGACCTGCCATCGGCCTGGCGAGGCAGCTCCCTTTCCTCTGCTGACGTACGCCGATGTTCAGGAACGAGGGGACCTGATTGCCGACGTCGTCAAACAACGGCTGATGCCCCCCTGGAAAGCGGAACCAGCAGACTATCCCTTCCTCTACGAACGACGACTGTCCAAGGACCAAATCGAGCTCATTACCAACTGGGTCGATCAGGGGATGCCCGAAGGAAACGCAGCTGACTTGCCCGCACTCCCTGAGTTCGCCAGTGGATGGACCTTGGGCGAACCGGACCTTGTCGTATCGATGAAGCAGCCCTACCGGGTTCCTGCGGATGGTCCCGATATCTACCGGAATTTCACGATTCCGCTCGACCTGACCGAAGAACACTTCATCGCCGCCATCGCCTTTCGTCCCAGCGCACGTTCGGTCGTCCATCATTCGCTGTTCTTCTTCGACGCCACCGGACGCGGCCGTGAGCTGGAAGCCGAAGATGATGAACCGGGGTTCAAGGGAGGAATGGGAGCAATGATGAAATTGCGGGGTAGCCCCGTCCCACCTCAGGCCTTCGACGATCCCGAAACCGCTCCGAAACGAAGTCCGCTGGGAAAGAGAGCGACTCCGGGCGCACCGGCATTCGGCGCGCTAGGTGGCTGGGCACTGGGAGCACAGCCGCACCTGCTGCCGAATGGGTTGGCGTACCGGGTTCCGGCCGGGTCAGACCTGATCCTGGCGACCCACTTTCATCCGTCAGGAAAAGCCGAAGAAGAAACCTCGACAGTCGGGATCTACTTTGCCAAGAAGCCTTCGAATCGCCGCTTTATGCCGATCCAGCTACCGCCCGCATTCGGCGCGTTCAAAGGCATCGATATCCCACCAGGTGAAAAAGAGTATGTGATCGAAGACACCTTCGTCCTTCCCGTGGATGTCGAGGCCTTCGGAGTCGGAGCGCACGCGCACTATCTCGGCAAATCGATGACGCTCACGGCGACACTTCCCGACGGCACCCGGCGAACAATCCTCTCCATCCCTGACTGGGACTTTGCCTGGCAGGAGCAGTACCGGTTTGCAGAGTTCGCCAAACTCCCCAAAGGGACGCGGCTGCATTCACGGATCACCTACGATAACTCGAAAGACAATCCTCGTAATCCCAGCGATCCCCCGGCGCGAGTGCACTTCGGCGAGGAATCAACCGACGAAATGGGCAGCATCTCGCTGATGACGCTGGCGGCAGACGAGTCAGAGCTGCCGCTCCTGCAGAGTGCCTATCGGACCCATTTCCGATCCGCCCTGTTGAAGTCCCCCCTTTCGAAACTCTTCCAGGGTCGGCTGGAAGCCGAATAA
- a CDS encoding redoxin family protein: MSSQFDQKDSHRPPRMGRAMLTLMLCVTLYSSALQAAPPENTVELVDLEGQTHTPLRNAKAKATILFFLLPDCPISNAYAPEIKRIAAQYAEQEIASFIVYVSPDLSVEDAKKHATDYGYEIPVLRDLSFELVRETEVTIAPEVAVVSAEGKCLYRGRIDNLYAALGKRRFKATQHDLRNALDAILQGVPVPQETTKAIGCYIPKPKTDARLLTR, translated from the coding sequence ATGTCCAGCCAATTCGATCAAAAAGACTCCCACCGTCCCCCCCGAATGGGCAGGGCGATGCTCACTCTCATGCTCTGCGTCACGCTGTACAGCTCGGCTCTCCAGGCGGCTCCTCCCGAAAATACGGTGGAACTGGTCGACCTCGAGGGACAGACTCATACTCCGCTCAGGAATGCCAAGGCCAAGGCAACGATCCTGTTCTTTCTGCTGCCTGACTGCCCCATCTCGAACGCTTATGCACCCGAGATCAAACGGATCGCAGCCCAATATGCCGAACAGGAAATCGCGTCGTTTATTGTCTATGTCAGTCCTGACCTTTCCGTTGAGGACGCTAAGAAACACGCGACCGACTATGGCTATGAAATTCCCGTATTGCGCGACTTATCCTTCGAGCTAGTTCGCGAGACAGAAGTCACCATCGCGCCGGAAGTCGCCGTAGTCTCTGCCGAAGGAAAATGCCTCTATCGAGGGCGTATCGATAATCTTTACGCCGCGCTGGGCAAACGCCGCTTTAAAGCCACCCAGCATGACCTGAGAAACGCACTGGATGCGATTCTTCAGGGAGTCCCCGTTCCACAGGAGACGACGAAAGCGATCGGTTGTTATATTCCCAAGCCGAAAACAGACGCCCGACTACTCACTCGCTAG
- a CDS encoding response regulator transcription factor, producing the protein MRILIVEDEEALALGLKFNFEQEGYEVLLAGDGPTALKIFHTAVPPIDLIILDLMLPGMSGYEICSAIRTTNKLVPIIVLSARTLVEDRMHAFDVGTDQYITKPFALPELLNRVKNLMERHRTILTDVTSNGTTSEGVISGVYTFGDVRIDFQSFEVSVGDKKHALTTLEMQLLRYFIEHEGEVLSRHRILEEVWDQSADVTTRTIDNFVLRLRKILEPDPAQPRYIVSVRGTGYRFLARAAEA; encoded by the coding sequence ATGAGGATCTTAATTGTCGAGGACGAAGAAGCCCTCGCGTTGGGATTGAAATTCAATTTCGAACAGGAAGGGTACGAAGTACTGCTCGCCGGGGATGGTCCGACGGCCCTGAAGATTTTTCACACGGCGGTCCCGCCCATCGACCTGATCATTCTAGACCTGATGCTGCCGGGGATGAGCGGATACGAAATCTGTTCTGCCATCCGGACCACCAATAAGCTGGTCCCGATCATCGTGCTGAGCGCACGCACGCTGGTCGAAGACCGCATGCACGCGTTCGATGTCGGCACGGACCAGTACATCACAAAGCCCTTCGCACTGCCCGAACTGCTGAACCGTGTCAAGAACCTGATGGAGCGACACCGGACCATTCTGACCGACGTCACCTCCAATGGGACCACCAGTGAAGGGGTCATCTCGGGCGTTTACACCTTCGGCGATGTCCGCATCGACTTCCAGTCGTTTGAAGTGTCCGTCGGTGACAAGAAGCACGCACTCACCACACTGGAAATGCAACTATTGCGCTACTTCATTGAGCACGAAGGGGAAGTGCTTTCGCGGCACCGTATCCTCGAAGAGGTCTGGGATCAGTCCGCCGATGTGACGACACGGACTATTGACAACTTCGTCCTGCGACTTCGCAAGATTCTTGAACCCGATCCCGCACAGCCCCGGTATATCGTCTCAGTGCGCGGAACCGGATACCGGTTTCTCGCACGTGCCGCTGAAGCCTGA
- a CDS encoding metallophosphoesterase, producing the protein MRILVLADIHANWLALSSIRETFDECLFLGDLVEYGVDPIPCIDWVRKHVTYAIRGNHDHSVAQRVPPPVGTGFRRLAGATRQQHWDILRPSHLKYLSQLPVTQNVTIDNLRFHLVHATPRDPMDEYLAADAEGWERRLTNIEADFICVGHTHIPFHLTLGNRQVLNPGSVGQPRDGDPRAAYAIIENGQVELKRVAYDIDAAVRQLEASGMDSDVIELAAQALRYGGRAKPLR; encoded by the coding sequence ATGAGAATCCTGGTTCTAGCCGATATCCACGCCAACTGGCTGGCCCTGAGCTCCATTCGTGAAACTTTTGACGAATGTCTGTTCCTCGGCGATCTCGTCGAATACGGCGTGGACCCGATCCCCTGCATCGACTGGGTACGCAAACACGTCACCTATGCGATTCGCGGAAACCACGATCACTCCGTCGCACAGCGGGTGCCTCCCCCTGTCGGTACGGGATTCCGCAGACTTGCAGGTGCCACCCGACAACAGCACTGGGACATCCTCCGTCCTTCGCATTTAAAATATCTTTCCCAACTCCCCGTCACTCAGAACGTGACGATCGACAACCTGCGGTTTCATCTCGTCCATGCCACACCTCGCGATCCAATGGATGAGTATCTTGCTGCGGATGCGGAAGGCTGGGAACGGCGATTAACGAATATTGAAGCTGACTTCATTTGTGTCGGACACACCCATATTCCGTTTCACCTGACCCTGGGAAACCGTCAGGTCCTGAATCCGGGAAGCGTGGGACAACCCCGGGATGGAGATCCCCGCGCCGCTTACGCCATTATCGAAAATGGGCAAGTCGAACTGAAACGAGTCGCATACGACATCGATGCGGCCGTTCGGCAGCTCGAAGCCAGCGGCATGGACAGTGACGTCATCGAACTCGCCGCTCAGGCTCTGCGTTACGGAGGTCGAGCCAAGCCCCTCCGTTAG
- a CDS encoding serine/threonine protein kinase, whose amino-acid sequence MSSSLNKPQSDSGQGTSSVLSYLWRGNKGAGPETVITNPRVMSLTGSSGDISASGNDVVPRLFPTGHDADHVAGITIGHFTIQKRIGVGGMGSVFLAMDDRLKRDVALKVLAPSLSLDQTSVQRFQNEAQAAARLDHDNIARVFYSGEEAGLHYIAYEYVPGQNLRDLIRSKKWLDPPEAVNYTIQLAAALHHLSGAGVIHRDIKPSNVLITPFGRAKLVDLGLARKTSLETSFELTIPGTTLGTFDYISPEQARDPHSVDVRSDIYSLGCTLYHMLTGEPPYPEGTVLQKLLDHQDKEPPDPARKNRRVTPMLSHVVRKMMASVPARRYSSPADLLRDLLIVARSLGAGAVPVDGQVWLTATRFKPPFWQSNFGWVATTCALCLLVVAVQYYPKLTQGTADPGLAATRRTAPAEPFIVEPLFPDRNVETDSGRAKEDFVVKVPDDPKRSLLDSTSFLDPKKQATSTIEPEVARVEPFPLTIGTIPQEPALPSERPSTPAAERPTMSERTTPERTPQERATADRTTSERIAETKASAEIVAPIRIVNGKSYDSLEAACTEAAEAGSIIELRYNGVRKPERPIRLPNKKLIIRGAVGYRPTITFAPTDLSADGSPHMVTVAGGLLEFVNVDLAMAVPNRVGMDRWALFSLERPERVQLKGVTVTVTNPFSKPACIFEQRAPVGQSIDGIGLRLGGMPVVPPETLITESFVRGGCDLIVMRDPVPARFELKDSVVGVDGNLLQLKLVSDMVGMERESISLELEHVTCLLGQSLLSVDGMGGLSEKLPPLFIDARNNVISCGPGRPLISMRGLSEFMDFQRSFSWKGDLNFYNSIETFLEISTSQLSGNSPAFDYAQWKSFWGSNEGVRSENMRVVKTPDKVYSSLTTDDVVLLADSNPAIKGASDGDAAGAPLKKLPYLDRTRDEDARR is encoded by the coding sequence ATGTCCAGCAGCCTGAATAAGCCTCAATCGGACTCTGGTCAGGGGACCAGCTCCGTATTGAGTTATTTGTGGCGCGGCAACAAAGGGGCCGGTCCCGAAACGGTGATCACAAATCCCCGCGTCATGTCCCTGACAGGATCGTCAGGCGATATCTCGGCGTCGGGCAATGACGTGGTTCCCCGCCTGTTTCCTACGGGGCATGACGCCGATCACGTCGCCGGCATCACCATCGGTCACTTTACGATCCAAAAGCGAATCGGTGTCGGCGGCATGGGCAGCGTGTTTCTCGCGATGGACGACCGCTTGAAACGAGACGTCGCTTTGAAAGTGCTGGCGCCCTCTCTTTCACTGGATCAAACGTCCGTTCAGCGATTTCAAAATGAAGCCCAGGCCGCAGCTCGGCTGGACCACGATAACATCGCACGCGTCTTCTACTCGGGTGAAGAGGCCGGGCTGCATTACATCGCCTACGAGTACGTTCCGGGACAAAACCTGCGAGACCTGATTCGATCGAAAAAGTGGCTCGATCCCCCGGAAGCCGTCAACTACACGATTCAGCTCGCCGCCGCCCTGCACCACCTTTCGGGGGCCGGTGTCATCCATCGGGATATCAAGCCTTCGAACGTACTGATCACCCCGTTTGGCCGCGCGAAGCTGGTTGACCTGGGTCTTGCCCGCAAGACCTCGCTGGAAACCTCATTCGAATTGACGATTCCCGGAACAACCCTGGGAACCTTCGACTATATCTCACCTGAACAGGCGCGTGATCCGCACAGCGTCGATGTCCGCAGCGATATCTACTCGCTGGGATGCACGCTGTACCACATGCTGACGGGAGAGCCCCCCTACCCTGAGGGAACGGTACTGCAGAAACTGCTGGACCATCAGGACAAGGAACCCCCCGATCCGGCTCGCAAGAATCGCCGGGTTACGCCCATGCTGTCGCACGTCGTGCGGAAGATGATGGCCAGCGTCCCCGCGCGACGTTATTCGTCCCCTGCGGACCTGTTGCGGGATCTGTTGATTGTTGCTCGCAGCCTGGGGGCAGGAGCCGTCCCGGTTGACGGGCAAGTCTGGTTGACCGCGACCCGGTTCAAACCACCCTTCTGGCAAAGTAACTTCGGCTGGGTGGCCACCACCTGTGCGCTCTGTCTCCTGGTTGTTGCCGTTCAGTATTACCCCAAGCTGACCCAAGGGACGGCCGATCCGGGGCTCGCCGCAACTCGCCGGACAGCGCCCGCTGAGCCGTTCATTGTCGAGCCTCTGTTCCCAGACCGAAACGTTGAGACCGATTCGGGACGGGCCAAAGAGGACTTCGTGGTGAAGGTCCCCGACGATCCGAAGCGATCGTTGCTTGATTCGACCAGTTTCCTTGACCCGAAGAAACAGGCGACATCGACGATCGAACCCGAAGTCGCACGCGTCGAGCCGTTTCCGCTGACGATTGGGACGATTCCCCAGGAACCCGCATTGCCCAGTGAGCGGCCCTCGACCCCTGCCGCCGAGCGTCCGACCATGTCCGAACGGACTACGCCGGAAAGGACTCCTCAGGAACGAGCCACGGCCGACCGAACGACGTCCGAAAGAATTGCGGAAACCAAGGCATCAGCAGAGATTGTTGCGCCGATTCGTATTGTGAACGGCAAGTCATACGACAGCCTGGAGGCGGCCTGTACCGAGGCGGCAGAAGCGGGCAGCATCATCGAGCTGAGGTACAACGGTGTCCGCAAGCCCGAACGACCGATTCGCCTGCCGAACAAAAAGCTGATCATTCGTGGTGCCGTCGGCTACCGACCCACGATTACGTTTGCTCCCACGGATCTCTCAGCGGATGGCTCACCTCACATGGTGACCGTGGCGGGGGGCTTGTTGGAGTTCGTAAACGTCGATCTGGCGATGGCAGTTCCCAACCGCGTGGGGATGGATCGCTGGGCGTTGTTCAGCCTGGAACGGCCTGAGCGAGTGCAGCTCAAGGGAGTCACTGTCACCGTCACCAATCCGTTCAGCAAGCCGGCCTGCATTTTTGAGCAGCGAGCACCGGTGGGGCAGAGTATTGATGGCATCGGTCTCCGCTTGGGCGGCATGCCGGTGGTGCCCCCTGAGACATTGATCACCGAAAGCTTTGTTCGGGGCGGTTGCGATCTGATTGTCATGCGCGACCCCGTCCCCGCACGATTTGAATTGAAAGATTCTGTCGTCGGCGTCGATGGAAACCTGCTTCAGTTGAAGCTCGTTTCCGACATGGTCGGGATGGAGCGGGAAAGCATCTCCCTGGAACTGGAACACGTGACCTGCCTCTTGGGACAAAGCCTGCTTTCGGTGGATGGGATGGGGGGGCTGTCTGAAAAGCTGCCGCCACTGTTCATCGATGCTCGCAATAACGTGATTTCGTGTGGACCGGGGCGACCCCTCATCTCCATGCGTGGTCTGTCGGAATTCATGGACTTCCAGCGGTCGTTCTCGTGGAAGGGCGATTTGAACTTCTACAACAGCATTGAGACGTTCTTGGAAATCTCGACCTCGCAACTGAGTGGGAATTCTCCGGCATTCGACTATGCCCAGTGGAAATCGTTCTGGGGATCGAATGAAGGGGTCCGTTCTGAAAATATGCGCGTGGTGAAAACGCCGGACAAGGTCTATTCCAGCCTCACGACAGATGACGTGGTACTGCTGGCCGATTCCAATCCGGCGATCAAAGGGGCCAGTGACGGTGACGCGGCGGGAGCCCCACTGAAGAAGCTCCCCTATCTTGATCGCACACGTGACGAAGACGCTCGGCGCTAG
- a CDS encoding AAA family ATPase yields the protein MSDSVSQAEIEASIAKLGKAYQSIREQMSKVIIGQDDVIEQLLIALFSRGHCLLEGVPGLAKTLMISTLARCLSMSFARIQFTPDLMPADITGTDVLQENRETGKREFRFITGPLFHNVVLADEINRTPPKTQAALLEAMQERQVTVGQMRHVLADPFFVLATQNPIEQEGTYSLPEAQQDRFMFKVFVKYPTFAEERQIAKRTTSIQADDIQPVLDAEEILALQKLVRQVPASDHVIDYALALVRQTRVGEVGVPQFVGEQLSWGAGPRAVQFLLLGGKARALLNGRTYVSTDDIQALAAPVLRHRIVVNFSAESEGITSDHVVEQLIKSTPSKEGELTRDPNLAKIFAA from the coding sequence ATGAGCGACTCCGTTTCACAGGCAGAAATCGAAGCTTCGATCGCCAAGCTCGGCAAGGCATATCAGTCTATTCGCGAGCAGATGTCGAAGGTGATCATCGGGCAGGATGATGTCATCGAACAGTTGCTGATCGCACTGTTCAGCCGTGGCCATTGCCTGCTGGAAGGGGTGCCGGGTCTGGCCAAGACACTGATGATCAGTACCCTGGCCCGCTGTCTCTCGATGAGCTTCGCACGCATTCAGTTTACTCCCGACCTGATGCCGGCCGACATCACCGGGACCGATGTGCTGCAAGAGAATCGTGAAACGGGCAAACGGGAGTTCCGTTTCATCACAGGTCCGCTGTTTCACAACGTCGTGCTGGCTGACGAAATCAATCGTACTCCACCGAAAACGCAAGCGGCGTTGCTCGAGGCGATGCAGGAACGCCAGGTGACCGTCGGTCAGATGCGTCACGTTCTGGCAGATCCGTTTTTCGTGCTGGCCACCCAGAACCCGATCGAGCAGGAAGGGACTTACTCGCTGCCCGAAGCGCAGCAGGACCGCTTCATGTTCAAGGTCTTCGTCAAGTATCCGACGTTCGCGGAAGAACGACAGATCGCCAAACGAACGACTTCGATCCAGGCCGACGATATTCAACCGGTGCTGGACGCCGAAGAAATTCTGGCGCTTCAAAAGCTGGTGCGGCAGGTTCCTGCCAGCGATCATGTGATTGATTACGCACTGGCGCTGGTGCGACAGACGCGCGTCGGTGAAGTGGGTGTACCGCAGTTCGTGGGCGAGCAACTCAGTTGGGGAGCCGGCCCGCGTGCCGTGCAGTTCCTGCTGCTGGGCGGGAAAGCCCGGGCGCTGCTGAATGGCCGGACGTACGTCTCGACAGACGATATTCAGGCCCTGGCGGCTCCGGTGCTGCGTCATCGCATCGTGGTCAATTTCTCGGCAGAGAGCGAGGGGATCACCTCGGACCACGTTGTCGAACAACTGATCAAGTCGACCCCGTCCAAAGAAGGCGAACTGACACGTGACCCAAACCTCGCGAAGATTTTTGCCGCCTGA
- a CDS encoding DUF58 domain-containing protein: protein MPPEAIARISRLEILARNVVEGFLSGLHRSPYFGQSVEFAQHREYAPGDDIRRIDWKVWSKTDRYYIKQYEEETNLRTMLLVDQSESMQFGSGKLTKYEYACQIAASLAYLLLRQQDAVGITTFDSEIRSRVPFSSKQNHLHAILATLDQNQPSKKTDLQRLLAQVADEQTRRGLIVVISDLFVDRPGLFKGLKLLRTRGHDVMVMHVMDDEELDFQYSGTTKFEGMEETGDLVCDPRALREGYLKAVTEFVDDLHRNCARQMIDFQTIRTSEHLDAALAYYVTHRVGMRKSVRS, encoded by the coding sequence TTGCCGCCTGAAGCCATTGCGAGGATTTCCCGCCTGGAAATCCTCGCTCGCAATGTTGTGGAAGGCTTTCTGTCCGGTCTGCACCGCAGCCCCTATTTCGGTCAGTCCGTCGAATTTGCTCAGCACCGCGAGTATGCGCCGGGTGATGACATTCGACGAATCGACTGGAAAGTCTGGTCCAAGACCGACCGGTACTACATCAAGCAGTACGAAGAAGAGACCAACCTGCGGACCATGCTGCTGGTTGACCAGTCAGAGTCGATGCAGTTCGGTTCGGGCAAGCTGACCAAGTACGAATATGCCTGTCAGATCGCCGCTTCACTGGCTTATCTGCTCCTGCGTCAACAAGACGCTGTCGGGATTACGACGTTCGATTCCGAAATCCGTTCACGGGTCCCCTTCAGCAGCAAGCAGAATCATCTGCACGCGATACTGGCAACACTGGATCAGAACCAGCCGTCAAAGAAGACGGACCTGCAGCGTCTGCTGGCTCAGGTTGCCGACGAACAGACGCGACGAGGACTGATCGTCGTCATCTCGGACCTGTTCGTTGATCGGCCCGGACTGTTCAAAGGCCTGAAACTGCTCCGGACTCGCGGTCACGACGTAATGGTGATGCACGTCATGGACGATGAAGAACTCGACTTCCAGTACAGTGGCACGACCAAGTTTGAAGGGATGGAAGAGACAGGCGACCTGGTTTGTGACCCCCGGGCTCTGCGCGAAGGGTATCTCAAGGCGGTGACAGAATTCGTCGACGACCTTCATCGGAACTGTGCTCGCCAGATGATCGACTTCCAGACGATTCGCACCAGTGAGCATCTCGACGCAGCACTGGCTTACTATGTCACTCACCGTGTCGGCATGCGGAAATCGGTTCGTTCCTGA
- a CDS encoding gamma-glutamylcyclotransferase: MLTTLATSAPREWLDPLQTLAATRWWDHVPLTTVESLLTELNQTASAAPTVRANAVRKALGQVILLASKLLKEGEPSSRDPWLALAGFLGTLPDEAIPGLFETLFGRPLNRLAAYGSLRPGESNFDQVSMINGCWVDGKVKGRVWQPDEYLEFAWDVTAPAMEVRVLISSDLYEHIDRLDQFEGECYRRILVPVLIAESVSICHIYEGVRTDFRV, encoded by the coding sequence ATGCTCACCACATTGGCGACTTCGGCCCCGCGGGAATGGCTAGATCCGTTGCAGACATTGGCTGCCACGAGGTGGTGGGATCATGTTCCGCTCACGACGGTGGAGTCCCTGCTCACGGAACTGAATCAGACTGCGTCGGCGGCCCCGACGGTTCGTGCCAACGCGGTGCGAAAAGCCCTCGGACAAGTAATCCTTCTTGCCAGCAAGTTGCTGAAGGAGGGGGAGCCATCGAGTCGTGACCCGTGGTTGGCTCTCGCCGGTTTCCTTGGCACACTGCCCGATGAGGCGATTCCAGGATTGTTTGAAACGCTGTTCGGAAGGCCCCTGAACCGATTAGCGGCTTATGGTTCGCTGCGGCCTGGGGAGTCGAACTTCGATCAGGTCTCGATGATCAACGGTTGCTGGGTCGACGGGAAGGTGAAAGGACGGGTCTGGCAACCGGACGAGTACCTGGAGTTCGCGTGGGATGTCACTGCGCCGGCGATGGAAGTTCGCGTTCTGATATCGTCAGATTTGTACGAACACATCGACCGACTCGATCAATTCGAGGGGGAATGTTACCGGCGAATTCTCGTCCCCGTCTTGATCGCCGAAAGTGTCTCGATCTGTCATATTTATGAAGGGGTTCGCACAGACTTCCGGGTTTGA